The following proteins come from a genomic window of Microbacterium lemovicicum:
- the hydA gene encoding dihydropyrimidinase, protein MTTTLIAGGIVVSATGRVPADVLVDGERIVAVLAPGSVLLGSDLAASVDTVLDATGKYVIPGGIDAHTHMELPFGGTAASDTFETGTRAAAWGGTTTIIDFAVQRTGERIQDGLAEWHRKAAGTCAIDYGFHQIIGGVDQDALAAMPGLIDEGITSFKLFMAYPGVFYSDDAQILKAMQVSRDTGMLTMMHAENGPVIDVLAEQLYAEGKTDPYFHGIARAWQMEEEATHRAIMLANLTGAPLYVVHVSAKQAVEQLAWARDRGQNAFGETCPQYLYLSLEDQLGASSEQWGRFEGAKWVCSTPLRSRAEGHQDSMWQALRTNDLQMVSTDHCPFCMKDQKELGRGDFRKIPNGIGSVEHRMDLMYQGVVTGELTLERWVELTSTTPARMFGLYGQKGVIAPGADADIVIYDPNGHTSIGVHESHHMNMDHSAWEGFEIDGHVDTVLSRGRVIVDGGVYHGSAGHGRYVKRALSQYLI, encoded by the coding sequence ATGACCACGACCCTCATCGCCGGCGGCATCGTCGTCAGCGCGACCGGACGCGTGCCGGCAGACGTCCTCGTCGACGGCGAGCGCATCGTCGCGGTGCTCGCACCCGGATCCGTGCTGCTCGGGAGCGACCTCGCGGCATCCGTCGACACCGTCCTGGATGCCACCGGCAAGTACGTCATCCCCGGGGGCATCGACGCGCACACGCACATGGAGCTGCCGTTCGGCGGCACCGCCGCCTCCGACACGTTCGAGACGGGCACGCGCGCCGCGGCATGGGGCGGCACGACGACGATCATCGACTTCGCCGTCCAGCGCACCGGCGAGCGCATCCAGGACGGCCTCGCCGAGTGGCATCGCAAGGCCGCCGGCACCTGCGCGATCGACTACGGGTTCCACCAGATCATCGGCGGAGTCGACCAGGACGCCCTGGCCGCCATGCCCGGCCTCATCGATGAGGGCATCACGAGCTTCAAGCTCTTCATGGCCTACCCGGGCGTCTTCTACTCCGACGACGCGCAGATCCTGAAGGCGATGCAGGTCTCGCGCGACACGGGCATGCTCACGATGATGCACGCGGAGAACGGTCCGGTCATCGATGTGCTCGCGGAGCAGCTGTACGCCGAGGGCAAGACCGACCCGTACTTCCACGGCATCGCGCGCGCATGGCAGATGGAGGAGGAGGCCACGCACCGCGCGATCATGCTGGCCAACCTCACCGGCGCGCCGCTCTACGTCGTGCACGTCAGCGCCAAGCAGGCGGTGGAGCAGCTCGCCTGGGCGCGCGACCGCGGCCAGAACGCGTTCGGCGAGACGTGCCCGCAGTACCTGTACCTGTCTCTGGAGGACCAGCTGGGTGCCTCGAGCGAGCAGTGGGGCCGGTTCGAGGGCGCGAAATGGGTGTGCTCGACGCCGCTGCGCTCCCGCGCCGAGGGACACCAGGACTCCATGTGGCAGGCCCTGCGCACCAATGACCTGCAGATGGTCTCCACCGACCACTGCCCGTTCTGCATGAAGGACCAGAAGGAGCTCGGCCGCGGCGACTTCCGGAAGATCCCGAACGGCATCGGCTCCGTCGAGCACCGCATGGACCTCATGTACCAGGGCGTCGTGACCGGCGAACTCACCCTCGAGCGCTGGGTGGAGCTCACGAGCACCACCCCCGCGCGCATGTTCGGGCTCTACGGGCAGAAGGGCGTGATCGCGCCGGGGGCCGACGCCGACATCGTCATCTACGACCCGAACGGCCACACGTCCATCGGGGTCCACGAGTCGCACCACATGAACATGGACCACTCCGCCTGGGAGGGGTTCGAGATCGACGGCCACGTCGACACCGTGCTCTCGCGCGGACGGGTCATCGTCGACGGCGGCGTCTACCACGGGTCCGCCGGACACGGCCGGTACGTCAAGCGCGCCCTCAGCCAGTACCTGATCTGA
- a CDS encoding nitrilase-related carbon-nitrogen hydrolase, giving the protein MTTVRAAITQTTWTGDKESMLDKHEAFARQAAADGAQVVCFQELFYGPYFGITQDQKYYRYAEPADGPIVQRFADVAKELGTVMVLPIYEEAQTGVYYNTSVLVDADGSILGTYRKHHLPHLDRFWEKFYFRPGNLGYPVFDTAVGKVGMYICYDRHFPEGWRELGLSGAHMVFNPNATKPGLSNRLWEVEGPAAAVANGYFVLQPNRVGREDNEYGELAVDFYGTSQVIDPRGNFVGERGSGSHEEVLVRDLDMDMVQQMRDDWQFYRDRRPDSYTQIAKP; this is encoded by the coding sequence ATGACGACAGTACGAGCGGCGATCACGCAGACGACGTGGACGGGTGACAAGGAGTCGATGCTCGACAAGCACGAGGCCTTCGCGCGGCAGGCGGCCGCAGACGGTGCGCAGGTGGTCTGCTTCCAGGAGCTGTTCTACGGTCCCTACTTCGGGATCACGCAGGATCAGAAATACTACCGCTACGCCGAGCCGGCCGACGGCCCGATCGTGCAGCGCTTCGCGGACGTTGCCAAGGAGCTCGGCACCGTCATGGTGCTGCCCATCTACGAGGAGGCGCAGACCGGCGTCTACTACAACACCTCGGTGCTGGTGGATGCGGACGGCTCCATCCTCGGCACGTACCGAAAGCACCACCTGCCCCACCTCGACCGGTTCTGGGAGAAGTTCTACTTCCGTCCCGGCAACCTCGGCTATCCCGTCTTCGACACCGCGGTCGGCAAGGTCGGCATGTACATCTGCTACGACCGGCACTTCCCCGAGGGATGGCGCGAGCTGGGCCTGAGCGGGGCGCACATGGTGTTCAACCCGAATGCCACGAAGCCCGGCCTGTCGAACCGGCTCTGGGAGGTCGAGGGCCCCGCGGCGGCGGTGGCGAACGGCTACTTCGTGCTGCAGCCCAACCGGGTCGGCCGCGAGGACAACGAGTACGGCGAGCTCGCCGTCGACTTCTACGGCACGAGCCAGGTCATCGACCCCCGCGGCAACTTCGTGGGGGAGCGCGGCTCGGGCAGCCACGAGGAGGTGCTCGTGCGCGACCTCGACATGGACATGGTGCAGCAGATGCGCGACGACTGGCAGTTCTACCGCGACCGCCGGCCCGACTCCTACACGCAGATCGCGAAGCCGTGA
- a CDS encoding maltokinase N-terminal cap-like domain-containing protein, producing the protein MDSTLDCLSTWMPHQRWYAAKGRTPALRLVGSWDLLSPDPAARVRTLLVADEASTPAVLYQVPVVERSTATVADDAVGVIGSPESGITLIDGPTDAAYTAGLLGLVSSGGRAGSGDTVATGRPAASAPSTADDHASRVLSGEQSNTSIIYTSAAGGAPVISKVFRQLHPGLNPDIELQTALADVGSPFVPRAVGSLGGTWAGTDGPVEGSLAFAQEFLPGVEDAWRVALAAAEAGEDFTARARDLGVATATVHADLARLFPTTVSGDAERAAAAASWRVRLDTAIAEVPELAPFREPILAVYGRATEAAWPALQRIHGDYHLGQVILVPDHGWVLLDFEGEPLRPMSERTRPDLALRDVAGMLRSFDYVAGSLRLAQPDRPADDVGAWAADARRAFLDGYAHAGEDPARTQALLDALEIDKAVYEAIYEARNRPSWLPIPLGAVGRLVDGPTRS; encoded by the coding sequence ATGGACAGCACCCTGGACTGCCTCTCGACGTGGATGCCGCATCAGCGGTGGTACGCCGCGAAAGGCCGCACACCCGCCCTCCGTCTCGTCGGCTCGTGGGATCTCCTCTCGCCCGATCCGGCCGCGCGGGTGCGCACGCTGCTCGTCGCCGACGAGGCCTCGACGCCCGCTGTGCTCTACCAGGTGCCGGTGGTGGAGCGCTCCACGGCGACCGTCGCCGACGACGCGGTCGGCGTCATCGGCTCGCCGGAGTCCGGCATCACGCTCATCGACGGCCCCACCGACGCCGCTTACACCGCGGGGCTCCTGGGCCTCGTCTCCTCGGGAGGCCGTGCCGGCTCCGGTGACACCGTGGCGACGGGTCGGCCCGCGGCATCCGCCCCGTCGACGGCCGACGACCACGCGTCGCGCGTCCTCAGCGGCGAGCAGTCGAACACCTCGATCATCTACACGTCGGCTGCGGGCGGGGCGCCCGTCATCTCCAAGGTCTTCCGGCAGCTGCACCCCGGGCTGAATCCCGACATCGAGCTGCAGACCGCGCTCGCCGACGTCGGCTCCCCCTTCGTGCCGCGCGCCGTCGGGTCGCTCGGCGGCACATGGGCGGGCACCGACGGCCCCGTCGAGGGCTCGCTGGCCTTCGCCCAGGAGTTCCTCCCCGGCGTCGAGGACGCCTGGCGGGTCGCCCTCGCCGCGGCCGAGGCCGGCGAGGACTTCACCGCCCGCGCGCGCGACCTCGGGGTCGCGACGGCGACGGTGCACGCCGACCTGGCGCGGCTCTTCCCGACGACCGTGTCGGGCGACGCCGAACGCGCGGCGGCAGCGGCGTCGTGGCGTGTACGCCTCGACACGGCGATCGCGGAGGTGCCGGAGCTCGCGCCGTTCCGGGAGCCGATCCTCGCCGTCTACGGACGGGCGACCGAAGCGGCATGGCCGGCGCTGCAGCGCATCCACGGCGACTACCACCTCGGGCAGGTGATCCTCGTGCCCGACCACGGCTGGGTGCTCCTGGACTTCGAGGGCGAGCCCCTGCGGCCGATGTCGGAGCGGACGCGGCCCGACCTGGCGCTGCGCGATGTCGCGGGCATGCTGCGGTCGTTCGACTACGTCGCCGGATCCCTCCGTCTCGCTCAGCCCGATCGGCCCGCGGACGACGTCGGCGCCTGGGCCGCCGACGCGCGGCGGGCGTTCCTGGACGGCTACGCGCACGCGGGTGAGGACCCGGCACGGACGCAGGCGCTCCTGGATGCGCTCGAGATCGACAAGGCCGTCTACGAGGCGATCTACGAGGCCCGCAACCGCCCGAGCTGGCTGCCGATCCCGCTCGGCGCCGTCGGCCGTCTCGTCGACGGACCGACGCGCTCCTAG
- a CDS encoding S1C family serine protease has product MSDTQGDRPDESTAAASTPESTPDTGHDAGTPVAPPAASAPHDPRPAPAAPQAAQGGWQAPEGRPSAPQQPYGAPAAPNGSQPNGSQPYGGQGYDPSRTQPYGAPAGNAPYGAPSYGATRPQADPRAAGHPHPGAAFGTGSYQQTQPTEPLPGSVTTASTATENGPRKKNTAGAVVGLIVAAALVGGAAGLGGAYAGVNMWSTSAAAPAAGPQTVTVNDTESVNATTAIAAKVTPSVVTIEAASGSSGGTGSGVILNTDGYVLTNTHVVTLDGAAGDATIRVTTSDGRVYDADVVGTDPTYDLAVIKLKDATDLTPIEFGDSSKLNVGDATVAIGAPLGLSNTVTTGIVSALNRSIQIASSAAPDSGEQQDQGDSGQDSPFFFDIPGQGQQQQQATSSISIAVIQTDAAINPGNSGGALVDSEGKLIGINVAIASAGGSSSGGQSGSIGVGFSIPSDIAQRVANEIIDDGAATHGLLGATVQAAASVQGATTTGAYISDVTSGGAAAGGGLEKGDVVTSFNGVPITDSVDLTAQVRAAAAGSEATLTYARDGKTLTAKVTLGTLPQ; this is encoded by the coding sequence ATGAGCGACACCCAGGGCGACCGCCCGGACGAGTCCACCGCAGCAGCATCCACCCCGGAGAGCACTCCGGACACCGGCCACGACGCCGGAACCCCGGTCGCGCCCCCCGCGGCGTCCGCTCCCCACGACCCGCGCCCCGCTCCGGCTGCGCCGCAGGCCGCTCAGGGAGGCTGGCAGGCCCCCGAGGGACGCCCGTCGGCACCGCAGCAGCCCTACGGGGCCCCTGCCGCGCCGAACGGCTCGCAGCCGAACGGCTCGCAGCCCTATGGCGGACAGGGGTACGACCCGTCGCGGACGCAGCCCTACGGCGCACCGGCCGGCAACGCGCCGTACGGCGCACCGTCGTACGGCGCCACGCGCCCGCAGGCCGACCCCCGTGCCGCCGGTCACCCACACCCCGGAGCCGCCTTCGGCACGGGGTCCTATCAGCAGACGCAGCCCACCGAGCCGCTGCCCGGCTCCGTCACCACCGCATCGACGGCGACGGAGAACGGCCCGCGCAAGAAGAACACCGCCGGGGCCGTCGTCGGGCTCATCGTGGCCGCCGCCCTCGTCGGCGGGGCCGCCGGGCTCGGGGGCGCCTATGCGGGCGTCAACATGTGGAGCACGAGCGCCGCGGCACCCGCCGCCGGCCCCCAGACGGTGACCGTCAACGACACGGAGTCCGTCAACGCCACCACGGCCATCGCGGCGAAGGTCACGCCGAGCGTGGTCACCATCGAGGCTGCCTCCGGGTCGTCGGGCGGCACCGGCTCCGGTGTGATCCTCAACACCGACGGCTATGTGCTCACCAACACCCACGTGGTCACGCTCGACGGCGCGGCCGGTGACGCCACCATCCGCGTCACCACCTCCGACGGCCGCGTGTACGACGCCGACGTGGTCGGCACCGACCCGACCTACGACCTCGCCGTGATCAAGCTGAAGGATGCCACCGACCTCACTCCCATCGAGTTCGGCGACTCCAGCAAGCTCAACGTCGGCGACGCCACGGTCGCCATCGGCGCGCCGCTCGGTCTCTCCAACACGGTCACCACGGGCATCGTCAGCGCGCTGAACCGCTCGATCCAGATCGCGTCCTCCGCGGCACCCGACTCGGGCGAGCAGCAGGATCAGGGAGACAGCGGGCAGGACAGCCCGTTCTTCTTCGACATCCCCGGTCAGGGTCAGCAGCAGCAGCAGGCGACGTCCTCGATCTCGATCGCGGTCATCCAGACCGACGCGGCCATCAACCCGGGCAACTCCGGCGGGGCGCTCGTCGATTCCGAGGGAAAGCTCATCGGCATCAACGTCGCGATCGCGTCCGCCGGCGGGTCGTCGTCGGGCGGCCAGTCGGGCTCCATCGGCGTCGGCTTCTCGATCCCGTCCGACATCGCGCAGCGCGTCGCGAACGAGATCATCGACGACGGCGCCGCCACGCACGGCCTGCTCGGCGCGACCGTGCAGGCCGCGGCATCCGTCCAGGGCGCCACGACCACCGGGGCCTACATCTCCGATGTGACCTCCGGCGGTGCGGCAGCGGGCGGCGGCTTGGAGAAGGGCGACGTCGTCACCTCCTTCAACGGCGTGCCGATCACCGACTCGGTCGACCTCACCGCACAGGTGCGTGCGGCCGCGGCCGGCAGCGAGGCGACGCTCACCTACGCGCGCGACGGCAAGACGCTGACGGCGAAGGTCACGCTCGGAACGCTCCCGCAGTAG
- a CDS encoding aminotransferase class I/II-fold pyridoxal phosphate-dependent enzyme: protein MREPAGAWRRTAAGAGLLAPDGSTRPTIFAEMSALAAATGAINLGQGFPDEDGPAVVLEAARAAISDGVNQYPPGRGSVELRLAVAEHQQRFYRLALDPEQEILITAGATEALAATLLALVDGPDDEVVVFEPHYDSYAACIALAGARLVPVPLRWPLFQPDLDELRRAVTDRTRVILVNDPHNPTGSMFSAEVRAEIVRLAERHDAIIVTDEVYEHLAFDRPHVPIAGAEGARGRTISISSGGKTFSTTGWKIGWATGPAPLIEAVVAVKQYLTYSGGAPFQPAIAVGLRLPDEAFAAITASYRAKRDLLGEGLRTAGFDVSTPDGSYFTVVDAAPLGATDADAFCRELPARAGVAAIPLTAFVTPTHRADYATLVRFAACKREDVLSEATSRLSVLR from the coding sequence ATGCGAGAACCAGCGGGCGCCTGGCGCCGAACCGCGGCGGGGGCGGGACTCCTCGCACCGGACGGATCCACCCGTCCCACCATCTTCGCCGAGATGAGCGCACTCGCGGCCGCCACGGGCGCGATCAACCTGGGTCAGGGCTTCCCCGATGAGGACGGCCCGGCCGTCGTGCTGGAGGCCGCGAGGGCGGCGATCTCCGACGGCGTCAATCAGTACCCGCCCGGTCGCGGCTCGGTGGAGCTCCGCCTCGCCGTCGCCGAGCACCAGCAGCGCTTCTACCGGCTCGCGCTCGACCCCGAGCAGGAGATCCTCATCACCGCCGGAGCCACCGAAGCGCTCGCCGCGACGCTGCTGGCGCTCGTCGACGGCCCCGACGACGAGGTCGTCGTCTTCGAGCCGCACTACGACTCATACGCCGCGTGCATCGCCCTGGCCGGTGCCCGGCTGGTGCCGGTGCCGCTGCGCTGGCCGCTGTTCCAGCCTGACCTCGATGAGCTCCGACGAGCCGTGACCGACCGCACCCGCGTCATCCTCGTCAACGACCCGCACAACCCGACCGGCTCGATGTTCTCCGCCGAGGTGCGCGCGGAGATCGTGCGGCTGGCCGAGCGTCATGACGCGATCATCGTCACCGACGAGGTCTACGAGCACCTCGCCTTCGACCGGCCGCACGTGCCGATCGCCGGCGCGGAGGGCGCACGCGGGCGCACGATCTCCATCTCCTCGGGCGGGAAGACCTTCTCCACGACGGGCTGGAAGATCGGCTGGGCGACGGGTCCCGCGCCGCTCATCGAGGCGGTCGTCGCCGTCAAGCAGTACCTGACCTACTCCGGCGGGGCGCCGTTCCAGCCCGCGATCGCCGTCGGGCTGCGCCTGCCCGATGAGGCGTTCGCCGCGATCACCGCCTCCTATCGCGCGAAGCGCGATCTCCTGGGCGAGGGCCTCCGAACGGCGGGGTTCGACGTGTCGACGCCGGACGGCTCCTACTTCACCGTTGTGGATGCTGCGCCTCTCGGTGCCACGGATGCCGATGCCTTCTGCCGGGAGCTGCCCGCGCGTGCCGGCGTCGCGGCGATCCCGCTGACGGCCTTCGTGACGCCGACGCACCGCGCGGACTACGCCACGCTCGTGCGCTTCGCGGCCTGCAAGCGCGAGGACGTCCTCAGCGAGGCGACGTCGCGACTGTCGGTCCTGCGCTGA
- a CDS encoding carbon-nitrogen hydrolase family protein, with protein sequence MTGEQLPALGVAVAQFAPIDDRGANLATIDRLTAVAAQRGARLVLFPEYSSYFVDPFDDRLSAHAEPVEGPFTSELIAIAARHGVHVVAGMLEHGSDGRRVRNTVVAVDGSGIVARYRKLHLYDAFGQRESDWVEPGELGAPETFDVDGLRVGLMTCYDLRFPEVTRLLADAGADLVLVAAEWVRGPLKEQHWRTLLHARAIENTFFVAAADHPPPLGVGHSMIVDPQGVERAAVGIAAEEVAVAHLDRAAIARVRRVNPALQLRRLRVVPGEPATPRDGDA encoded by the coding sequence GTGACCGGTGAGCAGCTGCCGGCGCTGGGCGTCGCGGTGGCGCAGTTCGCCCCGATCGACGACCGCGGCGCCAATCTCGCGACGATCGACCGGCTGACCGCTGTCGCCGCGCAGCGCGGGGCGCGCCTGGTGCTGTTCCCCGAGTACTCCAGCTACTTCGTCGACCCCTTCGACGACCGGCTGAGCGCCCACGCCGAGCCCGTCGAGGGCCCCTTCACGTCCGAGCTGATCGCGATCGCCGCCCGCCATGGCGTGCACGTGGTCGCGGGGATGCTCGAACACGGCTCGGACGGGCGTCGCGTGCGCAACACCGTGGTGGCCGTGGACGGTTCCGGCATCGTGGCGCGCTACCGCAAGCTGCACCTGTACGACGCCTTCGGGCAGCGCGAATCCGACTGGGTGGAGCCGGGGGAGCTCGGCGCACCGGAGACGTTCGACGTCGACGGTCTGCGCGTGGGGCTCATGACCTGCTACGACCTCCGCTTCCCCGAGGTCACGCGGCTCCTCGCCGACGCCGGCGCGGACCTCGTGCTGGTCGCTGCGGAGTGGGTGCGCGGCCCGCTCAAGGAGCAGCACTGGCGCACGCTCCTGCACGCCCGCGCGATCGAGAACACGTTCTTCGTCGCGGCCGCCGATCACCCGCCGCCGCTGGGCGTCGGGCATTCGATGATCGTCGACCCGCAGGGTGTCGAGCGCGCGGCCGTCGGCATCGCCGCCGAGGAGGTCGCCGTCGCACACCTGGACCGTGCGGCGATCGCGCGCGTGCGCCGGGTGAATCCGGCCCTGCAGCTCCGCCGGCTGCGGGTCGTACCGGGTGAGCCGGCGACGCCGCGGGACGGCGACGCCTGA
- a CDS encoding DUF6328 family protein: MSSARRSEMPDDQVDGRDETAVERADRNWNEVLQELRVLQTGTQILTGFLLALAFQPAFADLTAFQRAVYLTLVVLSALSAIVALSPVALHRTLFRRQEKARVVTYGHLALVTALCLVALLLVGVVAFVFDVVLDAAAAWIALGALGAVIAALWIIVPAVIRARHPREEP, encoded by the coding sequence ATGTCCTCCGCACGCCGCTCCGAGATGCCCGACGATCAGGTCGACGGCCGCGACGAGACCGCGGTCGAGCGGGCCGACCGCAACTGGAACGAGGTGCTCCAGGAGCTGCGGGTGCTTCAGACCGGCACGCAGATCCTCACCGGCTTCCTGCTCGCACTCGCCTTCCAGCCGGCGTTCGCCGACCTCACCGCCTTCCAGCGCGCGGTCTACCTCACGCTCGTCGTGCTGTCGGCGCTGAGTGCGATCGTCGCCCTCTCGCCCGTCGCCCTGCACCGCACGCTCTTCCGGCGCCAGGAGAAGGCCCGCGTGGTCACCTACGGGCATCTGGCGCTCGTGACCGCGTTGTGCCTGGTGGCGCTGCTGCTGGTCGGCGTGGTCGCCTTCGTCTTCGACGTGGTGCTGGATGCTGCGGCCGCCTGGATCGCGCTGGGAGCGCTCGGCGCGGTCATCGCCGCGCTCTGGATCATCGTGCCGGCGGTCATCCGCGCCCGTCACCCGAGGGAGGAGCCGTGA
- a CDS encoding MarR family winged helix-turn-helix transcriptional regulator, with translation MTERSTPQSLHDLAVREVLEEVRAFTDAIDRMHSDMKGDMEMNATDLAALRMLIMRESRGEVVSPHDLARHLRITTASTTKMLDRLSRAGHLDRRPHPHDGRSRVVVLTDLSRQAFFRNFGHSLAKMRAVADRYSDGELRVIGRFLEELGRAVSSDEPAASSTRRKD, from the coding sequence ATGACCGAGCGCTCGACGCCGCAGTCCCTCCATGATCTCGCAGTTCGCGAGGTGCTGGAGGAGGTTCGCGCATTCACCGATGCCATCGACCGCATGCACAGCGACATGAAGGGCGATATGGAGATGAACGCGACCGATCTCGCGGCCCTCCGGATGCTCATCATGCGCGAGTCGCGCGGCGAGGTCGTCAGTCCCCACGATCTCGCCCGTCACCTGCGCATCACCACCGCGTCCACCACGAAGATGCTCGACCGGCTGAGTCGCGCGGGACACCTCGACCGCCGTCCCCACCCGCACGACGGGCGCTCGCGCGTCGTGGTGCTGACGGATCTCTCGCGGCAGGCCTTCTTCCGCAACTTCGGGCACAGCTTGGCGAAGATGCGGGCTGTCGCGGACCGGTACAGCGACGGGGAGCTGCGCGTCATCGGCCGCTTCCTCGAGGAGCTCGGCCGTGCGGTGTCGAGCGACGAGCCCGCGGCGAGCAGCACACGCAGAAAAGACTAG
- the idi gene encoding isopentenyl-diphosphate Delta-isomerase, which produces MNDGDQVVLLDEEGRAIGTAPKATVHDTETALHLAFSCHVMNDAGEVLVTRRALSKVAWPGVWTNSFCGHPAPGEAMEDAVRRRAAYELGLEIDELELRLPDFRYRAVDASGIVENEICPVFFARARHEPVPNPLEVVDVRWVDPLALGSALSAAAWAFSPWLELQSEQLPLFGRDVLTGAATP; this is translated from the coding sequence ATGAACGATGGCGATCAGGTCGTCCTTCTCGACGAAGAGGGACGTGCGATCGGCACCGCGCCCAAGGCCACCGTGCACGACACGGAGACAGCCTTGCATCTCGCCTTCTCCTGCCACGTCATGAACGACGCCGGCGAGGTCCTCGTCACCCGCCGCGCCCTCTCCAAGGTCGCATGGCCGGGCGTCTGGACCAACTCCTTCTGCGGACACCCCGCTCCCGGCGAAGCCATGGAGGACGCCGTCCGTCGCCGTGCCGCGTACGAGCTGGGGCTCGAGATCGACGAACTCGAGCTCCGGCTCCCCGACTTCCGGTACCGCGCGGTCGACGCGAGCGGCATCGTGGAGAACGAGATCTGCCCCGTGTTCTTCGCCCGCGCGCGGCACGAACCCGTGCCGAACCCCCTCGAGGTCGTCGACGTGCGGTGGGTCGATCCCCTCGCGCTGGGCAGCGCGCTCAGCGCGGCCGCCTGGGCCTTCAGCCCCTGGCTCGAGCTCCAGTCCGAGCAGCTGCCCCTCTTCGGGCGGGATGTGCTCACCGGCGCCGCGACGCCATGA
- a CDS encoding polyprenyl synthetase family protein, producing MITLATDAASRAAIDREIDRALGRIAARCLALGDGAVALGDAIARSTTGGKRFRPALVVSAFSAFGSDPADVPALYPVAAAFELLHTAFVVHDDVIDNDTERRGIPNVVGEFRDRGRSSGADAAASSLVGDAAGILAGDLLLHEAERIIALAALDPGARALILDVIDDAVFVSVAGELADVENAAAGDWASPEAILNAAHDKTAVYSFTAPLRAGAILAGAPPEAFPAIDRFGGRLGLAFQLVDDLIGAFGSPEQAGRDAGGDLREAKRTPLVALARESASWPLVSSALALAHTGPIAVAEAQRMLDESGARDGVLGLIEETLAESRAAARDASLPIDVRTLLLGLADAVQERIP from the coding sequence ATGATCACCCTCGCCACCGACGCCGCCTCGCGCGCGGCGATCGATCGGGAGATCGACCGGGCCCTCGGCCGCATCGCCGCCCGCTGCCTCGCCCTGGGCGACGGCGCTGTGGCCCTCGGCGATGCCATCGCCCGCTCCACCACGGGCGGCAAGCGGTTCCGTCCGGCACTCGTGGTCTCAGCCTTCAGCGCCTTCGGCTCCGACCCCGCCGACGTGCCCGCCCTCTATCCGGTGGCGGCCGCCTTCGAACTCCTCCACACGGCCTTCGTGGTGCACGACGACGTCATCGACAACGACACCGAGCGCCGCGGCATCCCGAACGTCGTGGGCGAGTTCCGCGATCGCGGACGCAGCAGCGGAGCGGATGCCGCGGCTTCCTCGCTCGTGGGAGACGCGGCCGGGATCCTGGCCGGCGACCTCCTGCTCCACGAGGCCGAGCGCATCATCGCGCTCGCCGCCCTTGATCCCGGCGCTCGCGCGCTGATCCTCGACGTCATCGACGACGCGGTCTTCGTCTCCGTCGCCGGTGAACTCGCCGACGTCGAGAACGCGGCGGCCGGAGACTGGGCGTCACCGGAGGCCATCCTCAACGCCGCCCACGACAAGACCGCCGTGTACTCCTTCACCGCCCCGCTCCGCGCCGGCGCGATCCTCGCGGGCGCCCCGCCCGAGGCGTTCCCCGCCATCGATCGCTTCGGCGGCCGGCTCGGCCTCGCCTTCCAGCTCGTCGATGACCTCATCGGCGCGTTCGGCTCTCCCGAGCAGGCCGGACGCGACGCGGGCGGCGACCTGCGCGAGGCCAAGCGCACGCCGCTCGTCGCACTCGCCCGGGAGTCGGCGTCGTGGCCGCTCGTCAGCTCGGCGCTCGCCCTCGCGCACACCGGTCCGATCGCGGTCGCGGAGGCGCAGCGGATGCTCGACGAGAGCGGCGCCCGCGACGGCGTCCTGGGTCTCATCGAGGAGACGCTCGCCGAGTCGCGCGCCGCCGCCCGCGACGCGTCCCTGCCCATCGACGTCCGCACGCTGCTCCTCGGCCTCGCCGACGCGGTGCAGGAGAGGATCCCGTGA